The genomic stretch TTGATGAGGTCCTTTTTCCCCTTTCGCGAAAGCGGGCAAAATACCGTCATCGTCAGTATCATTTTTGTCGCCATCATCTGTATCCTTCTTATTGGTGTCAAAAAGTATGCGCCAGCCTTGTTTCAAAATCTCCTTTCCACGGGCTATAAACTCTACCGTTTCAACCTTAGCGGTAACCACCGTTTTGGCCACCTTACAATCCGGGTAAAAAACAGCGATGAACCTGCGAACAATGATGTCATACACGTTTTGGCTAATCCCGTCCAGAGGTTTTTGCTCACCCGTTGGAATAATCGCGTGGTGATCGGTTACTTTTTTGTCATTAAAAACCTTGGTGGATTTTGGAATTTTCTTGCCCAATAAAGGTTGGGTAAATGAAGAGTAGTTGGTTAACCCTTGAAGAATACCGGGAATTTTGGGATACATATCATTGGGTAGAAATGTGGTGTCAACCCTCGGGTAAGTTACCACTTTCATTTCATAAAGCTTCTGCACAGTTTTGAGCGTGGCATCGGCACTCATCCCAAACTTATTGTTGCAATATACCTGAAGGCTAGTAAGATCGAACAACTTGGGAGCGTATTCTTTGCCCTCTTTTCTTTCTATATCTGTAATCTCGAGATCCTTTCCGCTAACCTGATTTAGCAGTTTTTCCCCATCCTCTTTTGTAAAGAATTTACCTTCGGTATTGTTGAAAATCGTTTCGCGATATAAAGTCTGAAGTTCCCAGTAAGGCTGGGGCTTAAAGTTTTCAATTTCGTGATGGCGATTGACCAGCATGGCGAGGGTAGGGGTTTGCACCCTCCCGATGGAAAGCACCTGCTTGGGCGCCCCATATTTTAAAGTAAAAAGCCGGGTGGCATTCATGCCGAGAAGCCAATCGCCAATGGCGCGTGAGCTGCCGGCATAGTATAGATTGTCAAACTCCGTGGCGGGTCGCAGTTGTTTAAAACCATCTTCAATGGCTTCTTTGGTAAGTGATGAAATCCAAAGCCTTTGCACCTCGCCTTTATAGCCAGCTTGCTGAATCACCCAACGTTGTATCAACTCTCCCTCCTGCCCGGCATCACCACAGTTTATCACCACGCTAGCTTTGTCAAAAAGTCCTTTGATGACTTTAAACTGCTTTTTCACTCCGGGGTCTTGCATCACCTTAGTTTCAAAGCGCTCCGGAAGCATGGGGAGGGTGTTCAAATCCCAGCGTTTCCAGTGGGGTTTGTAATCTTCTGGTGGAAGCAAAGTGCAAAAGTGGCCAAAAGTCCAGGTTACCTGATAGCCATTGCCTTCAAAATAGCCATCATGCTTGGTGTTGGCACCAATCACTTGAGCAATTTCGCGGGCTACGCTGGGCTTTTCGGCTATGCAGACTTTCACTTTTTAGACTAAAATTTTGGGGTGCGTGATGTGCTGCGCAAGATAGAAATTGTTTGCGGGAGGTGTTGCTGTTTGTTGGGAACGGTTTAGCTATGAATAGTAGCGGATTTATATTCACCTACTTTTCAGAATACTTAAACCTTTATTTTTTAAATATATTTTTCAATTTGGCACCTAAACCGCTATTATTTATAGCTGTTGTTGTAACCAGTGATTTCTTTTCTTTTATTATTTCTAACCTTTTTAGCTGTTCAGATTTAGCTTTAATTAATCCTACAGTTTTATGTCGATTAAATTGAGGTTCAGTAATTTTTGATAGTTCTAATGCGGAAATAGCGAATTCAGAGGCTTCTTGTTTTCTGTCCAATTTGTGACATAAATTAGCCATTAAGTCAGCATAATAGAATTTGTCACTATTCATCATTAAGTCTCCACCTGTTTTGTCAAATCTTACAGTCGCTATTTCATAAGCATCATCATATTTTTCCGATTGCTCTGATTCAAGAATTACTTGACATAATTTCAAATCAGCTAGTCCAGTTGTCCCGCTTCTATTTTTTGAATAATAATGTTCAACTACAATTCGAAAGTGTTTTTCTGCTTTATTGTAAGAATTATTCTTTAGGTAGTATTCTCCTAATTGCTCATTTCCGAAAATAGTGCTTGATTTTTCTTCAGGGTAATCGCTAATAACTCTTTCCATAAATTCTATTCCCTTTTCTTGAAGAGTTTTTATGTCAGAGTCCAATAAATAACTAGCCTGAATTCTTAAATATTGAGCTTTGTGGTAATTCCCACGAGAACGTTTTAAACGAGCTTCAAATTCAGATTCAATTTGGTCGTTCCATTTTGTATTTCTATACCAATCTTCTTTACTCATTATTTTTTTCGCTCATTGGTTACAACGTTTGTGTATAAGTAAGTGTGTTTATATACGCCAATAGCACCTTTTCACTAAGTCTCAGTGCTGGCGGTAGTTCACACGTAATTAGTAGGCAATATAGAAAGATATTTTTTGCAGAAAATAAGTTTGGTCTATTGGGCTTCACTTAGTGTTTTAACTTCTTCCAGCCATTGTTGCCAGCGTATTTCCTGGCTTCCATAATCATCTATATAAGGCCCAAAAACGAACTGAAGTTTGGAGTTACCGTCTTCAGTATCCATTACAAGCAGTTTTTCTACTGTATGGCGGCCATTCATATCATAGTCTATTTGTAGGTATAGGTTTCCAAAAAGGGTCATTACATAGCCGTGGGCTTTTTCGCCTGGTACGTCAAGGTTTAGTTTTACACGAGAGCCGTTTGTCCAAGGAGCGTTAAAAAAGGCCTCTTCGCCAAATCGTTTTCCTAAACTTTGGGCATACTCTGTTTTGGTAAAAGCTTCCCAAATTTTTTCTTTAGAGGCGTTTATTTCAGCTTCCAAAAACACAAAAGGGGTAGATCCAATTTCGGCTGCTTCTTTATCTGTAAGAAAGTCTACTTCATTATACCAGGAAGTGCCGTTACCGCCATTCAAATACCTAAAACCAACCACTGTATCTGTATCCACTATTACAGCTTGGATTACAATTACCAATTCGGTTTGGCGGGTTTGCGGAGAATAGTAATGTGCCAATTTGGGCAGAGTGATGTCCACAGGTTTTGCGGTGGGATATTCGGCTGGGTCAAAATACATAAGGGAGGTTCCGTTTCGTGTTTCATCTTTGGTAGGCATTCTACCATTCACTACCGGGATCTTGGCAAGATCAACCACATTTACCGGTGGAAAGCCACGCAAATTATCCGGGCAATACCATCCACCATAAGGGTGAATACTTGCATTGGTTTGTTCTACGGTTTGAAGCTCAGCATCCGTTGCTTGCTCAGGTTGATTTGCTTTGTCTTGCTGTGCACAGGCTGTTATAAATCCGCAAGAAACTATAAGCAGCGATAACATGATTTTTCCTTTTTTCATCACTTGATTTTTTGAGGAATGCCATTGGGCACACCGGGTTATGTTTTACTACAGTGAAGTTGCAGCAAGCCATCGAGACAAAGCATTACCTAATGTAAAACAATGCAAACGGAATGTAAAAATTACAGGCGGTAGTGTTCTACTGTGGTATTTACCGCTAGAAAGATTGCTAGGTATTTTGCACAAATTGTGATTCGCTGCTCGTTTTGTAGGAAAAATCCCCAAATGTTAATTCTCGTTTTTTTGATTCGTCTGAAAATCAATGCGCTTAAAATCAGATGGTAGATATGTGTCACTTTCGTTAGTAATATTTTAGGCCTGATTTATGCAGTAGTTTTCTTACAAGCAGGTTGACTCCCCAGGCTTGCTTTTATAAAATAACATAAAATTGAAATGACTAATATCGCTGCATTCAAGTCTTACGCAGACTCTCCAAACTATCCCCAAAATATTTCTGAATTAACGCCTGCCCAATGGATTCATTACTTGATGCTTCTGTCGAGGTACAGCAATCAAGAAATATCTATTCAGGATTTTAAAGTAGAATGGTTGGCTTATCTCACTCGAATGAGTTCTTTTGGTGCAAGCCGAATGAGAGTGGAAGAAATGATTAATTCTGAGGAGTATAGTCTAGATGGCTTTGTGCAACACTTAGATGGAGTTATAGAAATAAACACTTTTACGGTAACAAATAATTTACCACAGTACACGTGGAATAACATTAGATACACTGGCCCTCAAGATTTGTGTTTCAATTTATCTTTTGGTCAGTTTTTGACTGCATATTATGTCTTTCAAGATTATGCGCTTACCCAAAACCCAATTGCTCTAAAGTACCTTTTTGCCGTGTTATATAGTGATGGAAGCCCACTTTATCAAAGAGTAGAGGCACTGGAAGATATTCCAAATTACGTGGCTTTGTCGGCTTACTATTTTTTCAAATCGGTGGTTTCACACATTCATGAGAATCCTGTATATGTGGCTGGAGAAGATCTTCCGTTGTATAGAGTTCTTAAAGAGGCGGCTAAGAAATCCGATGTTTCCAACTTTGGAATGGAGGAAGCTTTATATGATATCGCATATCAAAGTGGTGTTACAATAGATCGGGATAATCTAAAAAACCAAAACTTGTATGAAGTACTGCGCTATGTTTGGTTTAGAATAAAAGCGGATTAAGTATTTACAGGTTTGTACAAAACAACAAAGCCCCGCTGATGCGGGGCTTTGTTGTTTTGCAACATATTGACTTACATCAAAAAAGTAAAGGTGTAACCACTAATAGTTACGGTGGCGACTCTGTCACAGACTCCGTTTCCATAGTCAAACAGGCGATCTGGAAGCGGTGGAACTTGCAGGTTAAATGAACCACTAACAATGTAACTACAACCAGCTTCTACACGAAGTGGGTCGATTATAGTAATGTCGTAGTCAATTCCAGAAGCGGTTTTTCCATCTGCCACACCTGTAATTTCTACTGCATTGTCATGCGGATTTAAGTTTCCAAAGCCATCAGTCCATACACGGGTTTGAGTGCTGTTCCATGTTATCGTATCTTGATTTGGATTGATAATAGATAAAGCGGTGTTGATGTCCAAATACGGATCTCCATCATTATTTAAGCCTTGAAAAGTCATTGATTTAGAACCTATAACTAAGTGATCATTTACCGTATACCCATTAGAAGTTACAGAAGTAACCGAACCAGCATCAAATGGATTATCTTCTAGTGTAACAATCAATTTTCCACGCCTATTTTTACCATCAGAACCTAAACAATTTGTGGCTCCAAAATCAAGCGTGACCTCTGTTGTAGATCCTGTGGTGTCAATAGTGTAGGTAATACAGCTGAGCCACGAGGTTGTTTTCTTTGAAGGGTTACCTTCCATACTCATTTGCCCAAGGTTGGTGATTTCATCGTCTATGCTCATCGTCATGGCGATGTCATCTGTGGTTTCAGCCTCTGGCTTTTCAGGGCTAGTATCAGCTTGTGTGTCGTCTTTTTGGCATGAGGCCAACCCCGCAATAAGAAGTGCGGAGAGTAGAAATTTTGGTGTTTTCATGATTGTTTACTTTAGTAATACTTACGCAAGTTTAATACAATTTATTGTGTAAATGGTTTGAATTTCAGTGCTGTAGCGTTTGGTTAGATGTGAAAATCAAACAGTTGTAATTTCTAATTGCTTGAAATATCATAACTTCCATTAACACTAAAAACTCATAATTATGCCTCTCTACAAAACAGACCCCTTCAAAATTTTATTTCTGGATATTGAAACAGTGAGCCAGGTAGAAGATTTCAATAAGCTGGATGAAAATTGGCAACACCTTTGGGATGGAAAAACTCAATACCAAAGACAGGATGAAACTCCTGAAGAATATTACCCCAAGCGTGCTGCGGTGATGGCAGAGTTTGGAAAGGTGATTTGTATTTCATGCGGTTTTCTCAAAGAAATAGAAGGACACCGTACATTTCGCGTTCGATCCTTTTATGGTGATGATGAAAAAAAGGTTCTCGAAGATTTCGCAGAAATGCTCTGCAAGCACTTTGACAAAGATTATTTGCTATGCGCTCACAATGGTAAGGAGTTTGACTTTCCCTACCTTTCGCGAAGAATGATTGTGCACGGAATACATTTGCCAAATTCGCTAAATACAAGCGGACTAAAACCGTGGGAAGTGCCACATTTGGATACCATGGAAATGTGGAAATTTGGCGATTGGAAAAGTTACACAAGTATTAAGCTGCTTTCGGCTTTGTTGGACATTCCTACCCCCAAAGATGACATTGACGGCAGTATGGTGGGAGATGTGTATTGGAAAGAGAAAGATTTGGAACGCATAGTTACCTATTGCCAAAAGGACGCGGTAACCGTGGCGCGTGTATTTTTAAAAATGGAAGGTCTGGGAGAGCTCCCGGAAGATGAAATAGTTATAAATAATGACTGATAGCCCTTTACTTCGCGTAAAAGAATTGAACATAAAAGCGGGAAAATTACCGCTTGTACATAATCTGAATTTTGACCTTTTCAGAGGAAAAACACTGGGTATTGTAGGTGAATCCGGTTCAGGAAAATCACTGACCAGTTTGGCTATCATGGGGCTTTTGCCCAAATCTCTTACCGTTTCCGGGCAAATTATTTACACAAAGAAGAACCTTCTTGAAATCCAGGAGAATGCGTATTCAGCACTTCGCGGAAAGGACATTGCTATGATTTTTCAGGAGCCTATGACAGCTCTCAATCCAACCATGAAATGTGGAAAACAAGTGATGGAAATAATGCTTCGTCATTTGAAAATTGGAAAGGAAGAAGCGAAAACAAGAACTTTAGAACTCTTCAATAAGGTGGACCTTCCAAGGCCGGAGGCAATAATAGATAGCTATCCGCATCAAATAAGCGGTGGACAAAAGCAGCGCGTGATGATTGCCATGGCTATTGCTTGCAAGCCAAAAATACTGATAGCGGATGAGCCAACTACTGCACTGGACGCTACCGTGCAACAAGGAATTTTAGACCTTTTGAATGCTCTGCGTGATGAATACGGTATGGGTATGATTTTTATAAGCCATGACCTGGGTGTGGTAAAAAATGTGGCGGATGATATTTTGGTGATGTACAAGGGGGAAACCATGGAATACGGTAAGTCTGAAGAAGTTTTTCATCATCCTAAAAACCCTTACACCCGCGGCCTTTTGGCATGTAAGCCAAGCCCCGGAACTTCTTTTGAAAGGCTTCCGGTGGTGAGTGATTTTTTAGAGGGAAATAGACCTAAGTTAAAGTTGCAAACCCCTGAAGGGCGTGAGCATAAGTTGGAGGAGCTGCTTAAGCAAAAACCACTTTTGCAGGTAAAGGATGTAAACAAATACTTTAAGGGGAAGAGCGGCATGTTTACGAAAAGTAGCACTGTAACTGCTCTGGATAAAGTGGAATTAAAGATTTACCCCGGAGAAACTTTGGGCTTGGTGGGAGAGTCAGGGTCAGGAAAAACTACATTGGGAAGAATACTTTGTGGCTTGGAAAAGGCCAGCACCGGTTCTGTTTTTTACAAAGGAAAAGATATAAGTAAAGCCACCACAAGTGATTGGCGAACTTTGCACCGCGATATTCAAATCATTTTTCAGGATCCGTTTTCAGCTTTAAACCCAAGGATAAAAATTGGAGACGCAATAGTAGAAGCTATGGCGTTGCGAAAGGATATTAAAAGTAAAGATAGAAAGGCCGAGGCCGAGAGTCTTTTGGTAAAAGTGGGGTTGACTGCTGAGCAGTATGACCGCTACCCACACGAGTTTTCGGGTGGACAAAGGCAAAGAATTGGTATTGCACGAGCCTTGGCTGTGCAGCCCAAGTTTATTGTTTGTGATGAGTCAGTGAGCGCGTTGGATGTTTCGGTACAGGCGCAAGTGCTCAACCTTTTAAATGACCTAAAAGACGAATTCAATTTTACTTACCTCTTCATTTCTCATGACCTTTCTGTGGTCAAGTATTTTTCTGATAGAATAGTGGTGCTCAAAGATGGACAACTTGTGGAGGAAGGCGCGGCCGATGCGCTTTATGATAATCCGCAAACGGAGTATACCAAGAAATTGATTGCGTCTACGTTTAATTAGTTTTTAGTTCTGTGGATAAAAGAAATGTATTGAATCTGCAGAGATAAGTATTGAGCGACTTGAAAGCGAAGAATCTATTTGTTGATTAGGTGCAACCAAAATGCAAATAGTTTTCTCCAGACTTTGCAACAACTCCACTTCATCCAAGGTTGGTAGGCGATCATAAGCAGTACAATGTGTATAGAAAATCATATCGGCAAATAGCATAGATGGTGTGTTGAAGATTACCGAGTTTTCCGGAATATTATTTTTTACTTCGAGAGCAAATTCCCGGTATTTCTCAGAGCGCTCAATAGTTAGTTGTGGTTCACTTTCGTTTACATAGGTCACAAAAAACTTTATTGAGATAATGGCTACTATAAGAAGGAAGACAAACTTTCGTTTGCGAGCGGCCCACAACCATTCGATAAACGGTGCAGCTAAAAAAGCGGCATAGGGAATTAATATTATGGTAAAGGCCTTAAGCTTAGTGGCCGCAATGGTATAAAAAATAAGGACGGCAAAAAATGAAACTGCTGCGGTGATGAGTATGGGGCGGTGCTCCCTGCGCAAAGACCGGGCGATGGATAAAGTGCCCAAAGCAAGTAATACAAGAACAAGAAACTGTTCTGCCCATACTACAAAATGGTAATTCCAGGCATGGTAGTGTTCTTCTACAGTGTGTGAGAAATGCAGACTATTGTATTCCCATTCCTTTATAAATAGATCTGGAAAGCGTAGGTATGAATAGAGTTGCCAAGGAACAAAAACGAGTAATGAGCTAAGGCCAGAAAGAAATAGATCCCTCCAGCTTTTAAGCGTAAAATTCTTTGTGAGCAGCAAGAATAGCCCAAAACTGAATAGCACCAATGAGCCTGCCAACCATTTAGTGAGCATGGCTGCTCCGCAAGCAAGCCCTATTGCTAAGGCATATTTTAGTTTAGGTGCTTTTGTATAAGAGATGAATGCCCAAAAAGCTAAGCTCGTGTAGCTTGCAAAAGCCAAGTCATTATGATCCATACCTTGGCGCCCATTAACGAGCAATAATAGCATGGGGGAGGTAAATACGATGAGCATAAGCCAATGTGAGGCCTTGGGAAAATAGAGTTTTGTTGCTTTATAAACAGCTAATCCCATAACTAGAAACATCACTACACTTGCACTCCTCATGCCCTGTAGTGAGGTGCCAAAAACTTTCATTCCTAGGGCCATTTGCCAAGTAAAGAGGGGTTGCTTATGAAGCCAAGTATATGTGGCGTACCAAGCTTGATATGGCCATGAAGTAATGTAATTTGTTGGCATCAGTTTTAGATGGAATGGATCCGTCATTGCATTAAGTGCAACTACAGCGTGATAGCGCTCATCCCAGGGATGAAGATAGTCGTCAAGAAATATGGAGTGAATGGCGACTAAAATTCCTCCGCCTAAGATGGTGAAAAAAGAAAAATTATAAGATTGCCGATACCATAAAAGACCACCAATCATGAAAAGTAATATGCTGCAAAATAAAAGTATGTTCATGAGTGGAGAGACAAGTTTTTTATATCAAAATCCTTCATTTCTTTTGGCTTTATCGTAGTCTGGTGGATCTAAAAGTTCAGGGTAGTTTTTTACAAAATTGTCTTCGGTAATCTGTTCCCAAAATAATGCTTTTGACATACTATCGGGGTGTATCAGCCCTTTAGAATAAAGAATATTGAAGTGCAGTGATAAAATGCTGGCGACCACAATTAGTGTGTAGGTAAGCGTAGAAGGTAAAATGCCTTTTTTGGCGACAGCCGCCAATAAGGAGGCTATGGAAAGCCCCATAAAAGGCAGGTACTCTATCAATGCACGAGCTCCAAAACTGCCGCCATACCACCAGCACCACCAGCTAAAAGTAATCCATAACCCTACAAAAAGGGTAATAAGCGAGGCTGTGGCTGTTGTTCTGTTTTTCTTGAATAGAAAGTAAAATCCGGGTAAAGCCAGAAACAGCAGAGGGCTATAGATGAACCAACCCTTGCGGTAGCTGAAGAGGCCTTTCCAGAGCTTGGGATCAGAAAAGAAGAAGCCTTCTTCATTGTAGCTGTAAAAAAACCAGTGTCCTGTCATGTGTTTCCAATAGACAAACTGAGGAACCCAAAGTAAAATGGCAAGTAGACCGGCTATTAAAGCATGCTTTAGGATTATAAGAGGATCATGTTGCTTTCTTTGAAAAAATAAGGAGATAAGAGGAAATAGAAGTAGGACAATATTAGTAGGGCGCAGCAATACCAAAAGACCAGCAAGCAACCCTAAGCCTATCGCTAAGCTCATGCTTTGGCGGATGCGGTATTTATAAAAGAAATAAAGGAGAGCTGAAAACAGTGCGAAGCCATAAGCATGACTCATAGGTTCAACAAAGGTATAATGCGGCAAGTTGGTGCCTATAAATAGGGCGACTGTGACCACCGAAGCTATGAATGAGGAAACATAAAACTGAAGCCAATTGCCCAAATACCAGAGTCCGATTAGGGCAAAAACCAGACTAGAGGCTAGCAAGCCGATTTTATATGGTTTGCTAAAAGCATCAGCCGAGTGGGTATCATTATACAATGCATACCCGTGAGCTGCAAGAAAAAATGGAGCGTAACATATAGATGCTCCGTAAGTCATTTTAACTGGCAGGGTTGTGCCATCAATTACAGCATGTTTAAAGTGTGCTTTATGCCACAAGGAATCCTGGTCCTCAAAATGAAAGTCTTGATAAATAAAGGTGGCAGGTAGGTATGTGTAATATTGGCTTATATCCCAATCAATCACGGGTTTACTATTCCAAATGCTTAATCGCAGAAAACTTATGGCCGAAATAATGCAAAGGAGAGAATAGGTGATATAAAAAACTCGTGAGTTTTTCTTCATTAGCCAAGTTGCATTTCAGGAATATCTCCTTCCACGATAAGTTTTCCTTCTGTTGCTTTTATAACCTGGTCTACGGTAACTCCCGGTGCTACTTCTTTTAGCTCAAAACCTCTTTCAGTAACATCAATTACGGCAAGGTCGGTTACTATTTTCTTTACACAGCGCACTCCGGTAAGGGGTAAAGTACAGCTTGGTAAAAGCTTGGATTCGCCAGCACGATTAGTATGCATCATAGCCACGATAATGTTTTCCGCAGAAGCTACAAGGTCCATAGCTCCACCCATGCCTTTCACCATTTTGCCAGGTATTTTCCAGTTAGCAATATCTCCATCTTGAGAAACTTCCATAGCTCCAAGTACCGTCATGTGCACATGCTGTCCGCGAATCATTCCAAAGCTCGTGGCTGAGTCAAAATACACTGCTCCAGGCAAAGCGGTAATGGTTTGCTTACCAGCATTTATAAGATCAGCGTCTACTTCATCTTCGTAGGGAAATGGTCCCATTCCAAGAATTCCATTTTCGGATTGAAACTCTACAGAAATGCCTTCAGGAATATAGTTTGCCACTAATGTGGGAATGCCAATTCCAAGGTTTACATAATATCCATCTTGCATTTCTTGTGCAATGCGTTGCGCGATTCCGTTTTTATCAAGTGCCATATTGTGTATTTAATCAAGTTTAAAAATAGTGCATTCTGCAGCTTTCACGCTTATTTTGGGTACTCGGTAGTTCCAAATATAAACGTGGGCCAAGGTAGCAGATGCAGGAATATTGTACCAAGTAAAAGTAAATTTTGTATCACCCGTTTGATTCCAATTGAGTTTTAAAGGAGTGATTTCTATTTGTTCGGTGGCTATTATTTCTCCAATCGAATCTTTTAGCTCAATGGTTGTATAGAGTAAATGTGGTGCAGAAGGAGCTGCAATATTTACCGAAAAAGAAAACAGAAGGTTTTTGTTTTTGAGTGTGTTTAGCCCAATATCTCCAAATTCATAGCGCTGGTTTTCAATTTTGTCTGGATGTGAAATCTGGTAATTATATACGGGAGTCAATATTTTCGGAGATTTTCGCTTTAAAAGTGAGGTACTGTTTCGCTTATCGCTGGATATAATTTTATAATCCTTAGCGGGAAACTGGCCGAGCGAATCTGAAATCAAAACTATATCTGCGGAGGTGTTGGTGATGTTCCAAGCATATTGCAAATCGTTCAGCTGAGTTCCATTTTTCATATTGAGATAATCGTACACATGCTTGTTAAAAAGTACATTGCTCTCAAGGGTTAAAAGTTGATTAGTATCCTTTTGAAGTTTTACAAGGTCATCATAAAAATCATCTGAAAATTGCTGGAGAGCCCAATCGTCCAAAGAGGCGCGGTATAGGTTATAGCGTGGTACTTGGGTTATGGGTATTAGTAATAGAGGAACGCTGAATAAGTATGCCTTGTTCCAATAGGATTGGAGAAAATCTAGGCTAAAAAATAGTGAAGCTACCAATAGAAAATACCAATGGATGGTGGTGCGCTCACGTGGTAGGTTTACATCTAAAAACCAAAACTGCACTAAGGTGGCTAGTATATTTAATGTAAGAAGCGTGCCAATTATGAAGTAAGGATTTTGGGCTTTTTTCGTGCCTATTTTACTTATGATTGTTCCTATTGCAGTTGCAATTATTAGAGCAATTATTAATAAGTCCCAAGCTGAAGAAATATTGCCATGTAGTGCCGCTAACAGGGAGTGAAAACTGTCGCGGATGTTAGTTTGAAAGCCAAAGTATAATTGATTGTAAGCTTTTAATTGTAACCCCATAAGAATTGGGATTATAAGTACACTGGCTCTAATGAGAATATTTACAAACCATTTAAATCTGGGCGTTTGCGTATAAGTAAAGTAGGCAAACAGTAGAATCCATATAAAATAACTATTCACCAAATTGAGATTGGAAAAAAGCGCTAAAGTCATAAAGAGCCAAGTTTGCCAATCAAGTAGAAGTTTTTTGCTCTCTACAGCTTTTATAAAGTGCCAAATAGCAGCGGTAAAAAAGGCTATAGAAAGACCGTATCCACGAGTGTATCCAAATAGTTCGAGTAGGTAGGGGGTGGCAATAAGACAGATCCAAAAGCCCCAACGAATCCAGATATTTTTCAGAAGCTTCCCTATTTTGAAACTATAGAAGGAAAATAGACCAAGGGCAAGCACATTGGGAATCCTTAGTGCCCACTCCTCAATGCTGATCAACTTAAAGCAAATCCAGGTAAGTAGTGAGTTTACAGGGTGATTATTAGCTGACCAAAATATGGTGTCAAAAGGAAGGAACCTATCCGTATAAATGAAATATAGAAAGGTATAAGCCTCATCATTTATTAGCGGGTTGAGATACGCCCTAGCACTTACATAAATAACCGCAATCAGGGCAAAAAGGACGAAGAGGACTTTCTCGACTTTGGCCATTGTGTAAAAAAAAGCTTAAACCGCCTTTTGCCTTACAGTCCTTTGTTCTATGCGTTTTTCAAACTTTTCACCTTGGTAAATGCGCTG from Owenweeksia hongkongensis DSM 17368 encodes the following:
- a CDS encoding type IA DNA topoisomerase, with product MKVCIAEKPSVAREIAQVIGANTKHDGYFEGNGYQVTWTFGHFCTLLPPEDYKPHWKRWDLNTLPMLPERFETKVMQDPGVKKQFKVIKGLFDKASVVINCGDAGQEGELIQRWVIQQAGYKGEVQRLWISSLTKEAIEDGFKQLRPATEFDNLYYAGSSRAIGDWLLGMNATRLFTLKYGAPKQVLSIGRVQTPTLAMLVNRHHEIENFKPQPYWELQTLYRETIFNNTEGKFFTKEDGEKLLNQVSGKDLEITDIERKEGKEYAPKLFDLTSLQVYCNNKFGMSADATLKTVQKLYEMKVVTYPRVDTTFLPNDMYPKIPGILQGLTNYSSFTQPLLGKKIPKSTKVFNDKKVTDHHAIIPTGEQKPLDGISQNVYDIIVRRFIAVFYPDCKVAKTVVTAKVETVEFIARGKEILKQGWRILFDTNKKDTDDGDKNDTDDDGILPAFAKGEKGPHQPSFIEKSTKAPSYYTEASLLRAMETAGKQVDDDELRDLMKANGIGRPSTRASIIETLFRRNYTQRRKKQVIPTEMGIQLISTVQNELLKSAELTGQWEKQLKEIEEGEFSARQFIYNMKKMVNELVYEVRMENRRPRLAHASETQTEYKKAKKSTPKKTSSNRNCPKCSEGKVLKGKSSYGCSRWKDGCDFRLPFHFLKKKLTEAQVRRLIDKKATTKIKGFVLNGEKVEGILKLTDSFELEFENKTPASPKKDGGMPSCPKCKKGTLIKGKTAYGCDRWKEGCDFRFNFEDIKVKANGKPLTKELVLEIISG
- a CDS encoding 3'-5' exonuclease; this encodes MPLYKTDPFKILFLDIETVSQVEDFNKLDENWQHLWDGKTQYQRQDETPEEYYPKRAAVMAEFGKVICISCGFLKEIEGHRTFRVRSFYGDDEKKVLEDFAEMLCKHFDKDYLLCAHNGKEFDFPYLSRRMIVHGIHLPNSLNTSGLKPWEVPHLDTMEMWKFGDWKSYTSIKLLSALLDIPTPKDDIDGSMVGDVYWKEKDLERIVTYCQKDAVTVARVFLKMEGLGELPEDEIVINND
- a CDS encoding ABC transporter ATP-binding protein, coding for MTDSPLLRVKELNIKAGKLPLVHNLNFDLFRGKTLGIVGESGSGKSLTSLAIMGLLPKSLTVSGQIIYTKKNLLEIQENAYSALRGKDIAMIFQEPMTALNPTMKCGKQVMEIMLRHLKIGKEEAKTRTLELFNKVDLPRPEAIIDSYPHQISGGQKQRVMIAMAIACKPKILIADEPTTALDATVQQGILDLLNALRDEYGMGMIFISHDLGVVKNVADDILVMYKGETMEYGKSEEVFHHPKNPYTRGLLACKPSPGTSFERLPVVSDFLEGNRPKLKLQTPEGREHKLEELLKQKPLLQVKDVNKYFKGKSGMFTKSSTVTALDKVELKIYPGETLGLVGESGSGKTTLGRILCGLEKASTGSVFYKGKDISKATTSDWRTLHRDIQIIFQDPFSALNPRIKIGDAIVEAMALRKDIKSKDRKAEAESLLVKVGLTAEQYDRYPHEFSGGQRQRIGIARALAVQPKFIVCDESVSALDVSVQAQVLNLLNDLKDEFNFTYLFISHDLSVVKYFSDRIVVLKDGQLVEEGAADALYDNPQTEYTKKLIASTFN
- a CDS encoding ArnT family glycosyltransferase, which produces MNILLFCSILLFMIGGLLWYRQSYNFSFFTILGGGILVAIHSIFLDDYLHPWDERYHAVVALNAMTDPFHLKLMPTNYITSWPYQAWYATYTWLHKQPLFTWQMALGMKVFGTSLQGMRSASVVMFLVMGLAVYKATKLYFPKASHWLMLIVFTSPMLLLLVNGRQGMDHNDLAFASYTSLAFWAFISYTKAPKLKYALAIGLACGAAMLTKWLAGSLVLFSFGLFLLLTKNFTLKSWRDLFLSGLSSLLVFVPWQLYSYLRFPDLFIKEWEYNSLHFSHTVEEHYHAWNYHFVVWAEQFLVLVLLALGTLSIARSLRREHRPILITAAVSFFAVLIFYTIAATKLKAFTIILIPYAAFLAAPFIEWLWAARKRKFVFLLIVAIISIKFFVTYVNESEPQLTIERSEKYREFALEVKNNIPENSVIFNTPSMLFADMIFYTHCTAYDRLPTLDEVELLQSLEKTICILVAPNQQIDSSLSSRSILISADSIHFFYPQN
- a CDS encoding SLC41A family transporter; the protein is MKKNSRVFYITYSLLCIISAISFLRLSIWNSKPVIDWDISQYYTYLPATFIYQDFHFEDQDSLWHKAHFKHAVIDGTTLPVKMTYGASICYAPFFLAAHGYALYNDTHSADAFSKPYKIGLLASSLVFALIGLWYLGNWLQFYVSSFIASVVTVALFIGTNLPHYTFVEPMSHAYGFALFSALLYFFYKYRIRQSMSLAIGLGLLAGLLVLLRPTNIVLLLFPLISLFFQRKQHDPLIILKHALIAGLLAILLWVPQFVYWKHMTGHWFFYSYNEEGFFFSDPKLWKGLFSYRKGWFIYSPLLFLALPGFYFLFKKNRTTATASLITLFVGLWITFSWWCWWYGGSFGARALIEYLPFMGLSIASLLAAVAKKGILPSTLTYTLIVVASILSLHFNILYSKGLIHPDSMSKALFWEQITEDNFVKNYPELLDPPDYDKAKRNEGF